The sequence below is a genomic window from Thalassobaculum sp. OXR-137.
CCGGGCGTCCAGGGCGGCGCGGGGCGTCCAGGCGCCGACACCCTCGCCGGCCACCTCGAAGACACCCGAGGCCGGGACCGTCTCGCCGCCGATCAGGTCGGCCAAAGCCGCCTGTCCGTTGCCGGAGACGCCGGCCAGCCCGGTGATCTGACCCGCCCGCAGGTCGAGCGACAGGGCGCGCAGCCCCACGGCATTACCGACCGGCACGGTGGACACCTCGCGCAGCCGCAGCAACACCTCGCCGGGGGCAGCCCCACCGACCTCGGGGGCGGTGATCTCGGAGCCGACCATCATATGCGCGAGCCGGTGGCGGTCGGTCCCGGCCGTCGCGACCTCCCCCACCAGCTTGCCGTGGCGCAGCACCAGGACGCGCGAGGAGATGGCCAGCACCTCATGCATCTTGTGGGAGATGAAGATGATCGACAGGCCGCGCGCCACCGCCTTGCGCAGGGTGGCGAACAGGTCGTCCGTCTCCTGCGGCGTCAGCACGGCGGTCGGCTCGTCCAGAATGAGAATGCGGGCGTCGCGGTAGAGCGCCTTCAGGATCTCCACCCTCTGGCGCTCGCCGACGCTGAGCGCGCCGGCCTTGGCATCCGGATGCACGGCCAAGCCGAAGTCGCGGCTGAGCTGGGCGATCCGCGCCCGCGCCGCCGCCCTGCCCGTCCCCAGGCGCCACAGCGGCTCGGTGCCCAGGATGATGTTGTCCAGGACGGAGAGGTTGTCGGCCAGCGTGAAGTGCTGGTGCACCATGCCCACCCCGGCCTCCAGGGCGGCGCGCGGGTTGCCCGGCGGGAGGGCATGGCCGAACACCTCGATCTCGCCCGCATCGGCCGTGTAGTGGCCGAACAGGATGTTCATCAGGGTGGTCTTGCCGGCCCCGTTCTCGCCGAGCAGCGCGATCACCTCGCCCTCGTGCAGGTCGAAGGTGATCGCGTCGTTGGCGGTCAGCGGGCCGAACCGCTTGGTGATGGTGCGGAGGCGCAGGACAGCCCGCGCCCCCGGATCGGCGGGCATCAGCTCGACTTCGGTTCTTCGTCGTTGATCTCGACGGTGTACTCGCCGGCCTTGATCGCGGCCTCGCGCTTCTCGACCAGGGCCATGGCCTCGGCCGGAACCTTGCCCTCGAAGGTGCCGAGCGGCGCCAGCGAGCAGCCACCC
It includes:
- a CDS encoding ABC transporter ATP-binding protein, which gives rise to MPADPGARAVLRLRTITKRFGPLTANDAITFDLHEGEVIALLGENGAGKTTLMNILFGHYTADAGEIEVFGHALPPGNPRAALEAGVGMVHQHFTLADNLSVLDNIILGTEPLWRLGTGRAAARARIAQLSRDFGLAVHPDAKAGALSVGERQRVEILKALYRDARILILDEPTAVLTPQETDDLFATLRKAVARGLSIIFISHKMHEVLAISSRVLVLRHGKLVGEVATAGTDRHRLAHMMVGSEITAPEVGGAAPGEVLLRLREVSTVPVGNAVGLRALSLDLRAGQITGLAGVSGNGQAALADLIGGETVPASGVFEVAGEGVGAWTPRAALDARIGRIPEDRHRTGTISDFTLSENAVLEAYEKEPFSKRGWFDWKAIDRHTRAIIERYDVRCPGPDARIRLLSGGNMQKLILGRALEAEPKIILAVQPVRGLDIGAVTYVQNRLIEARDAGAAVLLISEDLDEILTLADVIHVISEGRLSPAFARGTKTPAELGVWMAGQGFEEEDSHAA